Within the Candidatus Neomarinimicrobiota bacterium genome, the region GGATGGACCTGGCACGGTATGCAGATTCTAAAGGATACGAAAAAGACGCCCATCGTGAAATTTGGAAATACAGGGACTGGTTGATTGATGCCTTTAATCAGGACATGCCCTTTGATCAGTTTACCATTAATCAACTTGCTGGAGATCTGCTTCCGAATCCCACAAATGATCAAATGATTGCTACTGCTTTTCATCGAAATACCATGAACAATGATGAAGGGGGAACCGATGATGAAGAATTCAGGGTTGCAGCTGTTATAGATCGGGTCAACACAACCTGGGAAGTTTGGCAGGGGATGACATTCAGTTGCGTCCAATGTCACAGTCATCCTTATGATCCATTTAGACATAAAGAATATTACCAGTTTTACTCTTTTTTCAATAATACAGCCGACTCGGATTTGCCAACAGAAGAACCGGTTATGGATGTATATACCAAAGAAGACGAGTCGAGAATCGCCCTCATTAAATTATGGATCAGTGAGAATAAAGGAAGCCCATATAAAAGTGCCCAATTGTCGGCAAAAGAAATTTCATTGGACAGTATAAAAGCAACTTCCCTTCCTATTATGAAAGCGACAAAAGCAGATAATCGCAGAGAAACACATATGTTTGTTAAGGGAAATTGGTTGGACAAAGGGATTCAGGTATCATCGGGTGTTCCAGCCTCTATGCCGCCAATTAAAATTCAGAATAGCCCGGATCGATTGTCAATGGCCAGATGGCTGGTTTCTGGAGAAAATCCACTGACTGCCAGAGTAACTGTGAACCGTTTTTGGGCCAAACTTTTTGGGCGGGGTATTGTAGAAACACTAGAAGTTTTTGGATCACAGGGTGCATCACCTACCCATCCTGAATTACTCGATTGGCTTGCCTTGCAGTTTCAGGGAGAATTTAAATGGGGGATGAAATCCCTACTGAAATTGATGGTCACTTCTTCAACCTATATGCAGTCTTCAACAATTACATCTGAAAACCAGGATAAAGACCCATACAATTATTTATTGGCTCGTGCATCCCGGATAAGGTTAAGTGCGGAACAGATCAGAGATCAATCTTTGGCAGTGGCCCATTTGTTAAGTAAAAAAATGTATGGCCCCAGTGTAAAACCCTATCAACCAGAAGGGGTATGGCAAGTAATTTATAACGGCGTAACTTGGGAAACATCTGTCGGAGAGGATGCTCATAGACGAGGATTATATACTTATTGGCGACGAACAAGTCCGTATCCATCCATGATGAGTTTTGATAGTCCCAGTCGTGAAATTTGTGTGAATCGGCGTATTCTTACCAATACTCCCTTGCAGGCATTGGTTACTCTGAATGACCCTGTTTATTTGGAAGCGGCGAATGCACTGGCAAATTTGATTGAGGGGAGGGGAAGCA harbors:
- a CDS encoding DUF1553 domain-containing protein, with product MRFPFTFFTCLLTIVVFSCNSGKDAKTSLTLIDYNEHVRPIINNKCIACHGGVRKLAGVSFLFEEEALGKSNNGNRIIFPGNAARSELIARVTHRDSNERMPLGEDPLSPNEIDILTRWIDQGAKWKDYWAFIPPKSITPHKNESNGWIKNPIDQFILARLNEEGLKPSKEADKETLLRRVSLDLIGLPPTMQSRESFFNDDSPEAYEKLVDYLLSSPRFGEHWASMWMDLARYADSKGYEKDAHREIWKYRDWLIDAFNQDMPFDQFTINQLAGDLLPNPTNDQMIATAFHRNTMNNDEGGTDDEEFRVAAVIDRVNTTWEVWQGMTFSCVQCHSHPYDPFRHKEYYQFYSFFNNTADSDLPTEEPVMDVYTKEDESRIALIKLWISENKGSPYKSAQLSAKEISLDSIKATSLPIMKATKADNRRETHMFVKGNWLDKGIQVSSGVPASMPPIKIQNSPDRLSMARWLVSGENPLTARVTVNRFWAKLFGRGIVETLEVFGSQGASPTHPELLDWLALQFQGEFKWGMKSLLKLMVTSSTYMQSSTITSENQDKDPYNYLLARASRIRLSAEQIRDQSLAVAHLLSKKMYGPSVKPYQPEGVWQVIYNGVTWETSVGEDAHRRGLYTYWRRTSPYPSMMSFDSPSREICVNRRILTNTPLQALVTLNDPVYLEAANALANLIEGRGSNLDQQIIEIFQRALQREPTQSEINILKGVHAKASSTLNMDEPGGASTDDYGETLKTPMAVVANVILNLDEFLTRQ